DNA sequence from the Sphingomonas sp. genome:
GCGCGAAATTCCGCCCAGGCGGGCGAGGCGAAGCCGAACCGCGGCCGCGGCGCCTCCCTCCCCAGCAGCAGCATGGTGATGACCAGCTGGGCCGCGAAACCGGCGAGCGTCCCCCACAACAGCACCTGCAACCCGCCGACACTCCACAGCAACAGCGCTCCCAGCAGCACGAGCGCCGGCATCCCTTCCAGCAAGCTGTTGGCGTGGCGCCCCCGGGACATCAGCAGAACGGACCCGGAATTGGCGGCGAGGCCGAGCGGAACCGCGAAAGCGAGATAGTTGACGGCCGTGACCGCATGACGATGCGTTTCGGCCTCGAGACCAAGCGTCGAGAAATCCAGCAACAGCCGCAGCGCCAGCCAAACGACCAGTCCGGTCGCGAATCCCAGCAGGACCACCGCGCCGAGCAGCTCGCCGCGGAATCGCCGTTCCTCGGCCGGCGCGGAATTCCGCAATCGCCCGTCAAGCGGAATGACGACCGCGATGGCGATGCTGTACCAGAGCGCGGCGGGCATCATGATTAGATTGAAAACAAAGAGATAGGCATCGACGACCGATCCGGTGCCGAAGGTCTGGGCAACGACCATTTCCTTGGCGGCGGCCACGCCCTTGGCGATCAATATGAAGATGGCGACGACCGTCATGCCCCGCGCGATCGTGCCGTGCACGCCGGTCCATGCCGACAGCAGGGAGGAGGGAAGCACCCGTTTCAGCACCGAATGATCCCTACCCGCCCGAGCTCGCGTCGCAGGCAATTGCCGGTCGATCTGGAGAAGGCGCGCACGTCAAATGCGCCGCAGCGAAATCGATCCGATCCAGGGCCATTCGGGCACCCCCCGATCAAGGCTCCCCTTGACGCGTATGGCGAACCACTGGTTCGCGCAGCCGGACGGCACGCTGAATTCCATCCCCAGCCGGCGCGCCTCGGCGTCCGCCGGTGGAAAATCTGTTTCGGCCAGGCGCCGTGCCGGCTGACCGGCACATTCGATCCGCACGAGCGGCCGCCGAAGCGCATCCTCGGCAACGCTGCCCACCAATGCCTCCGCGCGATATCGGCCGGGCGGCAGACGAAGCAACTGTCGTGCGACATCGCCGGCCACGCTTGAGCCCGCCGGCACATAGAGCACGAAATCCTGATCGGAACCATCCCGCAGCCGGCGATCCGGAATCAGCTCGCCATCCTCGGCGAACGACCAGTCGAAGGGGGGAAGCCGGCGTTCGACCCGAAAATTCCCGTCCCTGAGCAAGCCTGGCTGCCGAGCCGGCAGGCCTCGCACATCGACATACGCGGCCCAGGCGAGATCATGTCGGCCCGCTCCGCTCAGCCGGCCGAGCAGGATCGTGGCGAGTTCGCGATCCTGCTCATCCGACCAGTCAAGCATCCCTTGGAACACCGTCGCGAATGCAGCGGCGTCGTTCCCTGCGCCGAGATAATAGGTCAGGAAGTTGCGCCACCAGTTCGGCCGCGCAAGCAGGATTCGATTCACTTGTCGGGCGATTTCGGGGGTCTGAGTGGCGTTGGTGAGAATGGGGTAGAGAACCGGCTTCACCTCCTCGGACGTGCGCATGATCGTATCGTAGTGGCGAAGCGCGCCGGCGATATCATCCGCCGCCACCCGGTCCTCGATCAGCCAGAGTTCGGTCAGCATGTCGCGCTTGGTGATCGTCTCCGCATAGGCGAGCAGCCGTCGCGCCTCCAGCCGACGACCCTGCAGATCGGCGACAAAGCCCATCACGCGCAACGCCGCGACCGCCGTCGGATCGCTTCGATAGGCATCACGGGCATATTCGCTTGCCAGCCTTATGGTCTCGGCCGAGGGCGCCTGGCTGGAGGATAGCAGCTGTTGGGCAAGCCCCGCGCGCGCGCGCGCGTCATAGGGGGCGACAGCGAGCGCGATCTGCGGGCGCGCATATCTGAACACGCCGGCCGCCGTCACCGAAACCAGCAGCGCGGACAGGACGAGGCCGGCGATGCCCGCCATCAGCCATCCAAGGAGGCCAGACCGCCCGGTCGTCACACCCATTGCCCGTCCGCCCGCGTCAGCCGTCAAGTCGTTTGCTCGGCATTCCGTCCATAACCATAGCCATATTCATAGCCGTAAGCCGTGCGCCTTGCCTCAAACTTGGTCACGACCGCGCCCAGCATGTGCGCATTGGCCGCCAGTAGCCGGGCGATCGCCACGCGGGCCTGGCCGAGCTTGGTTTCGTTGGCTTCGATCACGAACACCGTGCCTTCCGTGCGACTGGCAAGCAACGGCGCATCCGCCAGGCCCATGACGGGAGGCGAGTCGATGACGATATGGTCGAAACGGTCATTGAGCTGCCGAAGGAGTTCGGCGAGCCGGCCGCCGGAGAGCAGCTCCGCCGCGCTGGGCGGTTGCGGCCCGGCCGGCATGACCGCCACATCGCCCGGCAGGGTGTGGATCATGTCGGACAGATTGTCGTCGCCGGCGAGAAAGTTGCTGAACCCGCGATCATTGGAAAGGCCCAATATGTGGTGGAATGACGGCGAGCGCATGTCTCCGTCGATCAGCAACACGCGCCGGCCGGTCCGCGCCAGGGATCGCGCGACGGCATAGGCCGTGGTCGACTTTCCTTCGCCGGGCCGCGTGCTCGTGATGGCGAGCGTCGCCGGAGCGCCATGATCCGTCGTGAAGGCCAGGCTGGTCTGCACCGCAAGATAGGCCTCGGAAAGATCCGACTTCCGATCGCCCACCAGCGCATAGGGATCCTCGTCGCCGGACGTTCTGGGAACCGTGCCGAGCAAGGGAAGGCCGAACAGATTATGCACTTGCGACGGATCCGAAATGGCATCGTCCATCTGCTCGATCACCAGCGCCAGCACGAAACCCGTAACGCCACCCAGCGCCATGGCGAGCACCAGATAGATGAGAATCCGCGGACTGGAGGGGCGCTCGGGAATCTGCGCGATGTCCACGACCGAAATGTTGTTGATCCCCACGCCGCCGGCAACACCGATCTCCTTGTAGCGCTGCAGCAGCGCGTCATAGAGTTGGCGATTGGTATCAACCTCGCGCTGGTAGATGTTGTACTGAATACTGCGTCGGCGCTGATCCAGCAGGCCCGCCTTGAGCTGCTCCACGCGCCGCGTCAGATTGGCCTCGCGTTCGGTGCTCGCCACGAAATTCGAGCGCAATGTGTCGCGCACCCTGTTTTCCTCCCGCTCGATCGAGCGGTCGAGCTGCTCGATCTGCTGGCGCAGCGCAACCACGGGGGGATATTCGGGTTCGAATTGCACTTGCAGCCGGGCAAGCTCGGCGGCGGATTCCGCGCGCCGCTGCCGCAGGCCGGAAATCGCCTGGTTCTGAAGCGCTTCGCCAACCTGATCGCCGGGCGCGCCGAGGCGGCTTTCGGCCTGCACGCGATCGGCGGTCGCCGTGGTCAATTCCCGATTGAGCGCCGCCAGATCGTCGACAACGAGCGGTCGCTCGCCCATTCCGAACGCCGGGCTGGCCGGCAGGTTCACGAGCCCTTCCCGCTCGGCATAGCCGACAAGCACTCTTTCGGACTCGTCCAGCCGGGTGCGCAGCTGGTCTAGCCGCTGTTCGAGGAACTGGCGCGCATAGGAGGTCGCGGCAAAACGACGCTCCAGCGCCATGCGGATGAAATGCTCGCCCCAGGCATTCGCAACCCTTGCGGAAAAGGCAGGATCGGGGCTCGTAAAGTTGACATGAACGAGGCGCGAAAGGCGGACCGGCGCGACCGAAAGATTGCGCAGCAACTGGTCGGCGACCTTGCGAATCCGTTGCTGGCGCGACGAGGCCCCAGGCCGGACACGGCCGTTTTCAAACCAGGTGTCCGTCTCTCGCATCTCGAACATCTGGAAGAAGCTCGCATCGTCGAAAAGGCGCAGCTCGGTCGCGACGCTGGCCGCCAGCGCATGCGACTGCAGCAGTCCGTATTGCGTCTGGTAGAATTCCATGTCCGCCAGTCCGGTTTCCGGCTCCACGCCCTGCACCCGGACGATATTGTTGCTTTCGCGCTGAATCTCGATCGTCGCGCGCGCGGTATACAGGCGGGTCATCAGCAGGATCACGATGGTTGCCGCCACGATCGCGGTGACGATGCTGCCGAAAATGAGCCAGCGGCGGCGCTGAAAGACAGTCAGATAATGCCCGAGCAGCGGAAACAGCGTCACGGAATCTTCGGCGGCCGGCGCAGGAGCAGCGTTTTGACCTGCGTATCGGAGGTTCATATCGTTCATCTGTCTGATTTCTACCGCCGTTGAATGAGCGCAATGATCGGTGCCGTCAGCAGCGCCGAGCTCTGGATGATATCCCGGAAAATCCGGCGCGCGCGCGATTCGCCTACCAATACGACGTCCTGGGCATAGACTTCCGGATCCTGATAGAGCCCCGCGCGAATGGCGCGGATGTCGTAAAGCGCCGCCATGCGCTGTCCATCGACGGTGCGAAACAGCACGACATGATTCAATCGGGCAAATTCGGTGGCACCCTGCGCGCGGGCGATCGCCTGCATCAGGGTCATGCGGCCCACGATCGGATAGAGGCCCGGGGTGGTCACTTCCCCGTCGATCGTCACCACGCGGCTGACGCTCTCCTCTATGTTTACGGTAACCTGAGGATTGCGGACATATCGCCCCGCCAGGCGCCGCTCGATTTCCTGGGCGACCTGAACAGGCGACAGCCCCCCCGCATGGACCTCTCCGACCAACGGAAACGAAATCACGCCGGCCGCATCCGCCTGGACCGTCCTGGCCAATTCTTCAACGCCGTAGATTTCGATCTGCAGCCGATCGAACGGCATGATGGTGTAGGGCTGCCCCGGCGCTGCCAGATCGGCCGCGGAGGGCGGCGGCAGCACGCCGGTTTCAGAAACCGTGACATATTGAGTGGTCTGCAACGGCGGTGAGGAGGAGCAACCGGCGACCATCAGTCCGCTCAAGGCAGCGGTCGCGCTCCAGAAAAACCTCATCGACTACCTTTCATACGCATAATCGGGGGGTGAACTAGTCGCATTAATCCCGGTTCAAGATGAGCGCAACGCTACGACGCCAGGGCTTCGCTTCGGTTCCGTGGGCGCGCCGTCCCGCCGAGCCATCCGCAGGCGACCGAGAAGAGGACCGTCAGCATCGGCGTTCGGAGAGGATAATCGACAAGGCTGGCGATCAGCAGCAGCAAGACCGTGGCCGAGCCCAGAACGGCATAGGATTCGCCCAGCCGGAACGCCGCAACGCTCCGCCACAGCCACCATCCGATCAGAACGAGTAGCAGGACGAGCGCGGGAACGCCGCCCGTTATCGCCAGTTCCAGCAGGTCGTTGTGCGCGTGATTGAGGTAGCCGGCGGAGAGCAACTCGAGCGGCTCGCCCGCCCGGAAAACGGGATCGAACGAGCCCAGTCCCGACCCGACCGGAAAATAGTCCCGAGCCAATGCGACAAGCCGGGGGAAAATCTGGACACGTTGTTCGACTTGGAAGTCATTGGCGGCCAGCCGTTGCAGGGTTTCGGCCCGGCCGAATGCGAGGAAGGTCAGCGCGCCGCCGATCGCGATGACGGCGACGAAAGCCAGGATGAGGGACCGACCGTGCGCAGCCGGGCGGCCACGGCGCACCGCCCGCTCCTGAATGTACTGAAATCCGGCCCAGAAGCTTGCGACGCCGCCCAGCACGAGCCCCGCGCGCGAGCCGGTGACCATCAGCATCAACAGAAACAGCACCGCCACCAGCACAATGCTCGCGCGCTTGATCTGGCGGGCCTGCGCGTCGCCCCGCATGCGCGATGCCCAGATCGCCAGCATGGGCAGGGTCACAGCCAGCAGCATCGCTTGATGATTTCTGTTGGCGAAGGCACCCACGGCAGCGCCTTCGTTGGTGATTCTGTAGAGATAGAAGGAACTGGCGCCCCCGCTCGCCAATTGCAGCACGGCCAGAAGCGCGCTGAAAAGCGACAGGACGATGATCGGCGTGATCAAATGCTCGCGCTGGGTTGGATCGAGCTTCGCGAACCCGATCAGAGCCGCGAACGGGACGATCATCGATGCCAGCGCGTTGCGGGTGAGATCCGGTGCAAGGCTGATCGGGCGCCAGGGCTGCGAAATGCCCATGAGCTCCGCACCGGGAACGAACGGTTCGCGCCCCGGCAGCGCTGCCCACCAGTCAGCCGGAAGCGGGATCAGATGAATGGCGGTCAGCAACGTGAACCAGACCAGCAGCCAGAACGGCATCCGGATCGCGCGGAAATCGAGCGGGCCGGGAAGGAAAAGAAACGCGATCAGGCAAAGGGCGGCGACGGGACGCACATAAAGCAGGGAGAGAACGTCGTCGCGCGATCCTCCGCCACCCGCGAAGCAGGCTGCCAGCAAGATCAGATAGAGATAGAATGGGAGATTGTTCGCCAGGCCATCGCCGCCGAGCCGAAAAGCCGGACGGCGCGACGTGCCCGACGACGCGGAGCGACCTCCAGCCGCCATCAGGCTCTCGCCCATGCGCGCGGCGTCTTGTCCGGGCTTCTCACAAGGTCCACCGGCCCACGGCTCCCAAATCCATCTCTCGCCACATCCCTTTCAGATCGGCCACCAGGCCGCCTTCATGCACGAGATCGCGTACCCGCCGGGGAGACAGGCTTCTATACGCGTCATGCGACACCGCCGCAAAAATCATGTCGTAACGGCCCTCCAGCGCATCCGCCTTGAGTTCGATCTCATATTCGTGAAGCGCTTCTTCGGGATCCGCCAACGCATCGTGAACCGTCACGTCATGACCGAGCTCGCGCAGACGCCGGATGACATCGACCACCCGGCTGTTGCGCAGATCGGGCACATTCTCCTTGAACGTCAGACCCAGCACCAACGCGGAGCCGGGCCGTTCGCTACGCGCCGCATGCAGGCTGTCCGCGACCCATTCGCCCATGCCGTCGTTCGTCGATCGGCCCGCCAAGATGACATTGGGCTCATGTCCCAGCTCCCGCGCCCGGTGGCTGAGATAATAAGGGTCCACGCCGATGCAGTGCCCCCCCACGAGTCCCGGCTGGAACGGCAGGAAGTTCCATTTGGTCGAGGCCGCATCGAGCACGTCCCAAATGGAAACGTCCATCTTCGCGAAAATCTGCGTGATCTCGTTCATGAACGCGATGTTGATGTCGCGCTGCGCGTTCTCGATGACCTTGGCCGCTTCCGCGACCTTGATCGAAGCCGCCGGAAAGACGCCCGCCGACGTCGCTTTCCCGTAAAGCGCCGCAAGGCGATCCAGCGTGGCGGGCGCATCTCCGGCCACCACCTTCACGATCGCCTCGAGCCGGTGAACCCGATCGCCCGGATTGATGCGCTCGGGCGAATAGCCCACAAAGAAGTCCGAACCATGCGCCAGGCCCGCCTGCCGCTCGATAAGCGGCACGCAAATATCCTCGGTCACTCCGGGATAGACGGTGCTCTCGTAAACCACGATGGGCCGGGCGGATGGCTCCAGCAGCGCCGCCACCGTCCGGGTCGCGCTCAATATCGGACGAAGATCGGGTTCGTTCCGCTCATCCACAGGCGTCGGTACGGTAACGACATAGATGCTCGCCCCCGCGCACTCTTCCGGCTCGCAGGTCAATCGCAGCCGCGCCGCCGACAGCGCGCCGGGCTCGACTTCGCCCGTGCGATCATGACCGCGAGAGAGTTCGGCGATGCGGCCCGCGTCGATATCGAGGCCGGTGGTGTCAAAGGACTTCGCGAGTGCGACAGCCAGAGGCAGGCCGACATAGCCGAGGCCGACCACGACAACTTTTTCTTGATTCATTATACTTGCTTATCTGGGGAAGGAGGCTGCTTCATTCGAGCTGTCCGGCGCTATTTACCTGTCTTCGCCCGGTCCGCCAACCCGAAAGCCAACGCGTCCCATCGGCAATGCCGCGCCGAGCAGCCCACAGACTGCCTCAGGGATCCTGATGCCGCCGCTTTCCCTCGACATGACGTCGGGCGCGACGATGCGACAGGATCGACGGGAGAAACAAGACTGCCGCCGCGTACAAGCCGAGCGCCAGCACAAGAACGATCAGCAGCTTAACCATTTTCGCCCCCTATCCTGTCCATGGTGCACCAAAGGCAGCGTCATCCCGGCCATGCTGAAAGTCCTAGCGTTTCGCGTGCGCGGAGCCAACCCGGAGGTTTGCGACCCGCAAACCGGTGATCAATTGAAGAAATGGGGCGTCATCGGGCAGGTTCCCGCCGGGGAGACGGCGCGCGCGTAACGCTCGCCCAGATGCACATAATAACAAATGCGCCGGTTGCCGACATACGCCTCGCGGCTGAAGATCGCCATCGCGGGTATCGGTCTCACCAGTGGCGAATCCTCCCCCGGGTCCCGGAAGGGACAGCGCTCCTCCAAAGCCACGCGCCGTTCCTGAACCTCCGGTGCGCGAAGGGCGTTCTGGGGCCGGCCTTCCCGATCGCTTCGGGACTGGTCTTCCCGACCGCTACGGGATTGGCCATGGCTCTCCTCCGGGCTCGGCGCCTGGCCGCGAACCATGTCGGGCCGCGAGGAGTTGGGAAGGCCATAGACACAGACCCGCCGCCCCGCATCGACCCGCTGCCGCAGCAGGCGCGAGAGTGTCGGCGGGTTGGGGCCGCGATCGCGGGGCACCTCAATGGCCTGGGGATTGACCTGCAGGCCTCCGGCCAGGAGCAAAGGCAATAGCTGAAGCATCGTGTCTTTGGACCATAAGCCCGCATCGGATGGCGAGTCAAAGTTCCAGTCCTCCCGAAATCCGCCCGCAACGGCGACAGGATCGCCGATCCGCACCGGCAAACATTGACCCGTTCGTCCCGTGAGGGCAGGGCCATGTCGATCATGAGAAAAATGTCTGTTGCGGCCCGCATGGCTGATCGGGGAATAGTGTCGGAAGAGCAATGATGACGGGCAGGAAGAAATATGCACTCGGCCTGCTCGCCGCCTTTTTCATGGGAGGCGTATCCAGCATCATTGCATTGAAGCTGCAATTGCCTCCCTACCACACATTCGCGAACCTGTATTATCAATGGGTACGCCCGACTTTGGTCAAAGACGATCCGGACGAGGCCGTCGTGCCTCATATCCGCATCGCCACGGAAGCGGATGTCGTCCGCACGCGCGAACAGCTCATCGCCTTCTTCTGGCCGGACGGGATCCCGGCCGGCGTCCCCCAGGTCGAAACCGACCTATCCTCACCGAGCAGCCATGCCGCCGAACGCGTGGACAGGTTCACAGTTCGGATGGATCATGGGATAACGTCGATCGCGTATCGGTTCATACCCAAAAACCGGAACGGGCATCTCATACTCTATCATCGCGGCCATGAAGGCAGCAGCCCTCATCACGACCGGAATATCTCCCAGCTGATCGGGCAGGGTTTCGAGGTCGTGGCTTTCTGGATGCCGTTGACCGGAGAGAATTCCCAACCCTGGATCGAACATCCCTCGATCGGCCGGCTCCGCCTGCTGACCCACGATCATTTACGCTTTGCGCATGAAGGCGGACATCCAACGAGATTCTTCATGGAACCTGTGGTCTTCGTCCTGAATCACTTGACCGCGACCGAACGATATCGATCGATTTCGATGATCGGACTCTCTGGAGGCGGCTGGACGACCGCTGTTGCATCGGCGATCGATACCCGCATCCAGTTCAGTTTTCCGGTCGCCGGATCCATGCCGCTTTCGATGCGGAGCGGCGGGGACCTGGGCGATTATGAGCAGGTCTCCTCGCAGCTCTATTCCATCGCCAATTATTTCGAGCTTTACGTGATGGGCGCTTCCGGCGAGGGCCGCCGTCAGCTGCAAATCCTGAACGAATTCGATCCGTGCTGCTTCTCCGGCCGCGCCGCGCTGAACTACGCCGAGACCATCGACAATATCGCGACCGGCAAGTTCGACGTGATGATCGATAGCAGCCACGGCCGTCACGAGATATCGAGAGGGGCATTGACCAGGATTGTATCCGAGATTCTCGGCAATGCGCCGCCGTCTCGGACATGACGTTGGCGCCCCGGCCATTGCGGCGGCGCGTTCCTCGCGGCCGTTGACGAAATGCCTTATATGATCCCGGCCGTTCACCCGTTCGGCGAGTGTCATGCAATGCCGTTTGCGCTGGAGACCGGCTTTGGCCGCTAAAAGGCTTTCAACGCGGGCCGTAAGCCGACCGTGGGGACGCACCGCGTTCCCGGTTGAATTCGAACATGTGCAAACCGATGCCCCTGTCGGCGAATTCTGGTTCATCGATACCGACCGCGACGATGCCCAGCTGCTCGTCAAATATCTCTTCACGTCCGAACGTCTCTCCATCCAGGTCCATCCGGACGATGCGGCCGCGCGCGCACGTGGCCTTGCGCACGGCAAGGACGAGGCGTGGTACATCCTCGACGCTGAGCCCGGCGCAGTGATCGGCCTCGGCCTCACCGAAACCATCCCGCCCGAGGCGCTTCGGACCGCCGCGCGCGATGGCAGCATCGAGGGGCTGATCGACTGGCGCCCGGCCAAGGCCGGCGATCTGTTCTGGTCTCCCGCCGGCACGATCCACGCCATCGGCGGCGGGCTTTCGCTGATCGAGGTCCAGCAAAATCTCGATCTCACCTATCGGCTCTACGATTATGGCCGGCCACGCGAGCTGCATCTCGACGATGCGGTCGCCGTCGCCGATCCGGCGCCAGCGTCCCCGCCGGCAAAGCCGCGCGACCTGGGCGCGGAGCGGTCCGTTCTGGTCGAAGGCAGCTCCTTCATTCTCGAGAAGTGGGCCTTAGCCAGCCGGGCCAGACTGCAGTCGGACGACGGCGAACTATTGCTGATGCCGATTGCCGGCAACGGCCGGATAGATGGCGGGCAATTGTCCCCGGGCTCGGTGTGGCGGGTGGACGGCGAGGCCGAGCTCGACGCGGGCAACGGCCTCGAACTGCTCGCCGCCTATCCCGGAGCGACGGTCGTCGAAGAGATTTGCGTCTTCATCTAGGACGGGTCTGGCACGGCCCTTCCCGACCCGCTAGAGGCGCGCCATGACCACGCGCACCGAAACGGGCGACACGGCCCCAGCGATCGAGAGCCGCGACGATCTCGTCGCCGTCTTCGCCAGGGGCGAAAAGCCGAAAGCCGCCTGGCGGATCGGCACCGAGCACGAGAAGTTCGTCTACCGCTGCGCCGATCATCGCGCGCCTTCCTATGACGAGCCCGGCGGCATCCGCGATCTGCTGGGCGAGATGGCGGCCTATGGCTGGTCGCCCGTTTACGAGGGCGATACCGTCATCGCCCTGTCGGGCCCCGACGGCACGATCAGCCTGGAACCCGCCGGCCAGCTTGAGCTTTCCGGGGCCCTGCGCGCCAGCATCCACGAGACCTGCAGCGAGGCCGGGCGACATCTGGAGCAGGTCGTCGCGGTCGGCGACAAATTGGGGCTCGGATTCCTCGGCCTCGGCATGTGGCCGGACAAGACCCGCGCCGAGCTGCCGCGCATGCCCAAGGGCCGCTACAAGATCATGCTCGATTACATGCCGAAAGTGGGCAGCTTCGGCCTCGACATGATGCTGCGCACCTGCACCATCCAGACCAATCTCGATTACGCCTCGGAAGCCGACATGGCGCTGAAATTCCGGGTCGGCCTCGCGCTCCAGCCGCTCGCCACCGCCCTCTTCGCCAATTCGCCGTTCACCGAAAGCAGGCCCAACGGCTTCCTGTCCTTCCGCAGCCATATCTGGTCCGATACCGATCCGGACCGCACCGGCATGCTGCCCTTCGTGTTCGAGGACGGCTTCGGTTACGATCGCTATCTCGATTACGCGCTCGACGTGCCGATGTATTTCGTCTTCCGCGACGGCCGTTATATCGATGTCTCGGGCCAGTC
Encoded proteins:
- a CDS encoding polysaccharide biosynthesis C-terminal domain-containing protein, with protein sequence MIAKGVAAAKEMVVAQTFGTGSVVDAYLFVFNLIMMPAALWYSIAIAVVIPLDGRLRNSAPAEERRFRGELLGAVVLLGFATGLVVWLALRLLLDFSTLGLEAETHRHAVTAVNYLAFAVPLGLAANSGSVLLMSRGRHANSLLEGMPALVLLGALLLWSVGGLQVLLWGTLAGFAAQLVITMLLLGREAPRPRFGFASPAWAEFRAGAGIMFATQLLMALTTVVDQFFAADMAGGSIATLGYATRIQALFLALGATAIGRAILPVFVRMKASDPDALYHVARRWTWLLFASGTGAVLLIWPFAEHIVRLLFERGAFTTDDTREVTEVLRWSLTQLPFYFAMITASQLLYSVARYRLAAWLAFAGLILKLSLSFILVGPLGLVGLVVSTTAMQAFSCGVLLWTLRTRQPKARE
- a CDS encoding polysaccharide biosynthesis tyrosine autokinase; the protein is MTLFPLLGHYLTVFQRRRWLIFGSIVTAIVAATIVILLMTRLYTARATIEIQRESNNIVRVQGVEPETGLADMEFYQTQYGLLQSHALAASVATELRLFDDASFFQMFEMRETDTWFENGRVRPGASSRQQRIRKVADQLLRNLSVAPVRLSRLVHVNFTSPDPAFSARVANAWGEHFIRMALERRFAATSYARQFLEQRLDQLRTRLDESERVLVGYAEREGLVNLPASPAFGMGERPLVVDDLAALNRELTTATADRVQAESRLGAPGDQVGEALQNQAISGLRQRRAESAAELARLQVQFEPEYPPVVALRQQIEQLDRSIEREENRVRDTLRSNFVASTEREANLTRRVEQLKAGLLDQRRRSIQYNIYQREVDTNRQLYDALLQRYKEIGVAGGVGINNISVVDIAQIPERPSSPRILIYLVLAMALGGVTGFVLALVIEQMDDAISDPSQVHNLFGLPLLGTVPRTSGDEDPYALVGDRKSDLSEAYLAVQTSLAFTTDHGAPATLAITSTRPGEGKSTTAYAVARSLARTGRRVLLIDGDMRSPSFHHILGLSNDRGFSNFLAGDDNLSDMIHTLPGDVAVMPAGPQPPSAAELLSGGRLAELLRQLNDRFDHIVIDSPPVMGLADAPLLASRTEGTVFVIEANETKLGQARVAIARLLAANAHMLGAVVTKFEARRTAYGYEYGYGYGRNAEQTT
- a CDS encoding polysaccharide export protein, which codes for MRFFWSATAALSGLMVAGCSSSPPLQTTQYVTVSETGVLPPPSAADLAAPGQPYTIMPFDRLQIEIYGVEELARTVQADAAGVISFPLVGEVHAGGLSPVQVAQEIERRLAGRYVRNPQVTVNIEESVSRVVTIDGEVTTPGLYPIVGRMTLMQAIARAQGATEFARLNHVVLFRTVDGQRMAALYDIRAIRAGLYQDPEVYAQDVVLVGESRARRIFRDIIQSSALLTAPIIALIQRR
- a CDS encoding O-antigen ligase family protein, with the protein product MGESLMAAGGRSASSGTSRRPAFRLGGDGLANNLPFYLYLILLAACFAGGGGSRDDVLSLLYVRPVAALCLIAFLFLPGPLDFRAIRMPFWLLVWFTLLTAIHLIPLPADWWAALPGREPFVPGAELMGISQPWRPISLAPDLTRNALASMIVPFAALIGFAKLDPTQREHLITPIIVLSLFSALLAVLQLASGGASSFYLYRITNEGAAVGAFANRNHQAMLLAVTLPMLAIWASRMRGDAQARQIKRASIVLVAVLFLLMLMVTGSRAGLVLGGVASFWAGFQYIQERAVRRGRPAAHGRSLILAFVAVIAIGGALTFLAFGRAETLQRLAANDFQVEQRVQIFPRLVALARDYFPVGSGLGSFDPVFRAGEPLELLSAGYLNHAHNDLLELAITGGVPALVLLLVLIGWWLWRSVAAFRLGESYAVLGSATVLLLLIASLVDYPLRTPMLTVLFSVACGWLGGTARPRNRSEALAS
- a CDS encoding nucleotide sugar dehydrogenase produces the protein MNQEKVVVVGLGYVGLPLAVALAKSFDTTGLDIDAGRIAELSRGHDRTGEVEPGALSAARLRLTCEPEECAGASIYVVTVPTPVDERNEPDLRPILSATRTVAALLEPSARPIVVYESTVYPGVTEDICVPLIERQAGLAHGSDFFVGYSPERINPGDRVHRLEAIVKVVAGDAPATLDRLAALYGKATSAGVFPAASIKVAEAAKVIENAQRDINIAFMNEITQIFAKMDVSIWDVLDAASTKWNFLPFQPGLVGGHCIGVDPYYLSHRARELGHEPNVILAGRSTNDGMGEWVADSLHAARSERPGSALVLGLTFKENVPDLRNSRVVDVIRRLRELGHDVTVHDALADPEEALHEYEIELKADALEGRYDMIFAAVSHDAYRSLSPRRVRDLVHEGGLVADLKGMWREMDLGAVGRWTL
- a CDS encoding class I mannose-6-phosphate isomerase, whose protein sequence is MAAKRLSTRAVSRPWGRTAFPVEFEHVQTDAPVGEFWFIDTDRDDAQLLVKYLFTSERLSIQVHPDDAAARARGLAHGKDEAWYILDAEPGAVIGLGLTETIPPEALRTAARDGSIEGLIDWRPAKAGDLFWSPAGTIHAIGGGLSLIEVQQNLDLTYRLYDYGRPRELHLDDAVAVADPAPASPPAKPRDLGAERSVLVEGSSFILEKWALASRARLQSDDGELLLMPIAGNGRIDGGQLSPGSVWRVDGEAELDAGNGLELLAAYPGATVVEEICVFI
- a CDS encoding glutamate--cysteine ligase — its product is MTTRTETGDTAPAIESRDDLVAVFARGEKPKAAWRIGTEHEKFVYRCADHRAPSYDEPGGIRDLLGEMAAYGWSPVYEGDTVIALSGPDGTISLEPAGQLELSGALRASIHETCSEAGRHLEQVVAVGDKLGLGFLGLGMWPDKTRAELPRMPKGRYKIMLDYMPKVGSFGLDMMLRTCTIQTNLDYASEADMALKFRVGLALQPLATALFANSPFTESRPNGFLSFRSHIWSDTDPDRTGMLPFVFEDGFGYDRYLDYALDVPMYFVFRDGRYIDVSGQSFRDFLDGRLPALPGEKPILSDFTDHLSTIFPEVRLKSFLEMRGADGGPWNRICALPALWVGLLYDQGALDAAWDEVKHWSLAERQELRDAVPKLGLAAPVPGGGTLRELGGRILAIAESGLNARGQLNSSGDNESGFLDPLRQIVASGQTPAERLLERYESEWAGDVSRIYAEESF